In a genomic window of Oncorhynchus kisutch isolate 150728-3 linkage group LG9, Okis_V2, whole genome shotgun sequence:
- the LOC109896961 gene encoding thioredoxin, which yields MSGVYKPSPSGFVTLHPGNCFHLQECAVTLRTVNMIIVIDDKEAFLSALTEAGDKLVVVDFTATWCGPCKNIAPFFKGLSEKPENSNVVFLKVDVDDAADVAQHCDIKCMPTFHFYKNGGKVDDFSGANQATLEEKIKALRS from the exons ATGAGCGGCGTTTATAAGCCCAGCCCGTCAGGGTTTGTCACACTTCACCCAGGAAACTGCTTTCATCTACAGGAGTGTGCTGTAACTTTGCGTACTGTCAACATGATTATTGTCATTGACGATAAG GAGGCCTTTCTCAGTGCCCTGACAGAAGCAGGAGACAAGCTGGTGGTAGTGGACTTCACAGCCACCTGGTGCGGCCCTTGCAAGAACATTGCTCCCTTCTTCAAA GGGCTGTCGGAAAAACCAGAGAACAGTAACGTGGTTTTCCTCAAGGTGGACGTTGACGACGCAGCG GATGTGGCCCAACACTGTGATATCAAATGCATGCCAACGTTCCATTTCTACAAGAATGGGGGAAAG GTGGATGATTTTTCTGGGGCCAACCAAGCCACGCTGGAGGAGAAGATCAAGGCCCTGAGGTCATGA